The Hordeum vulgare subsp. vulgare chromosome 7H, MorexV3_pseudomolecules_assembly, whole genome shotgun sequence DNA window GAGCCATTTGCCGACGCAGGTACGGCCATAGGGGAAAAGATTAACCTGTCGGACTCGGTCTCACGGGATGGAGAGACTCCAATGAAAGCGGCAGTGGTCGAGACATTGAATGCAGACCATGATATATGCTCAGATGACGACGGCTATGAGAGAGGAGGTCTTAAACCGTGAGAGGCATCCATGGAGGATGCAATTGCTTTCGGAGGAATTCCGGACCCCTCTACTAGTGATCAACGATTCAGTTGTCGTATTCAAGATTAACGTGATGCTCACGACATACAGATGGGGCGTGCTATGAGGGCCGCAAAGCTTCGTGACATCAAAGCAAACAAAGGTATGTCGGTTAATACAAAATTTTCAATTCTACATTTTTCTGAGCATGAGATTGTAGAGAGGGCTAATGAAATAGGAATATCTCTCGAGGGTAATGAAAGCAAAATTGCGAAATCTGTTAATGACATTCTTGATCTAGAGGTATATAGAGCCATGGAAATCATCACAAACTTAGCAACGATTAAACCAATGGATGAGAATGATATTAGTAACCTAGGGGTCACAAAATTACATAAATTTTGTGAGGACCTAATGGATGAGGGGGATAGGAGGTGGATGAGGAACTATTGATATCAGAGGGGTATATGGCCCCTTTGATGCCTGACAATATTCTTCATAATTCACCCAATAATGATCTAGACAGCTTGATACATGTTAAGCCTAAGAGACCTTGGAAGAGGAAGGTATACCCTGTATCAGCTGTCTGGAGAAGTGCGAGagttaaacaaaagaaaaaattccaTGATGAAATATGAGAGGAATCTTCTAGAATAGCATAGGTCTAGCAGATTTGGCTAAAACAAGATTTCTTAGGGAGGCTACTCGTGAGCATAATCTCGATTTTTTGGCCTTGCAAGAAACGGGTAGAGATAACTTTTCACCGCAATTTCTTAGCAGCGTTACTGGAGGAGTTGAGTTCGATTGGCACTGCTTGCCACCAAGAGGTAGATCTAGTGGGATCCTACTTGGTGTTAAGTGTGACACTTTAGAAGTTCTAAGTGTCGTGTATGGGGAGTTTGCCGTCAAATTCCGGGTAAGGTCAAAGGTGGATGGCTTCAGATGGGCTCTGGTGGCTGTATACGGGGCGGCACAACAGGAGTTAAAATCTGATTTCCTTGCGGATTTGGTGAGAATCTACGGTAATGAAAGGCTTCCTATTCTGGTTGGAGGAGATTTCAATATCATAAGGAGGAAAGAATAAGAAAATAATGATAACTTTTATGGGAGATGGTCTTGTATGTTCAATATGATTATTGAGAGTCTTGATTTGAGGGAGATTGGCCTCACTGGTAGACAGTTCACATGGACCAACTCTTTACCAGTGCCAACATATGAGAAGTTAGATAGAGTTCTAACTAGCATTGAGTGGGAGCAGAAATACCCACTTGTCACTGCTCATGCTATGCGAAGGGCAATTTTAGATTACACACCACTACCAGTCGATTCTGGGGAAGCGACACATGTAGGAAATAAGAATGCTTTCTCGTTCGAATTAAGTTGGTTCGAACAAGAAGGCTTCATGGATCTCATTGCCTCTGAATGGGCAAGAGATTTTGGTGGAGCCTCTAATATGGATAGGTCAAAAAAATCAGACACTTACGATAGTTTCTGAGACATTTGACAAAGAATCAATCTGGTATTTATAAAGTAGAAAAAGATAAACTTATAAATGTCATTAACGAGTTGGATGTGAAAGATGAAAGTTCACTTCTAATCTCATTAGATCGGAATATTAAAATAGACGCTGAGAGGAAACTACAAATCTTAATCAGAGAAGAGGAGCTGAAATGGGCCCTTCGGGCAAAGGTGTCGAAGGTTGTTCATGGAGATGATAACACGCACTTTTTTCACATGATTGCGAATGACAAACGtaggaaaaaagaaaattatttagttagagcaagatgagggtacaatcATAGGGCAGGAAAACCTAAAATTGTACATTTCAGAATATTATAAGAAGCTGTTTGGTGAATCGGAACACAACTTTGTTTCTCTTGATGAGAATCAACATGGTGATATACCTAAGCTCAATGCAGATGAGAATGAGATTCTCTCAGCACCATTTACAGAGAAGGAGGTGTTTGACGCAATAGCACAAATGAAAACAAGCAAGGCACCGGGATCAGATGGGTTTCTAGTCGAGTTTTACAAAAAGTGTTGGCATATTATTCATGATGATCTTATGCCTATGTTCCATGACTTGTTTAATGGCCAACTTCATCTTTTTCACCTAAATTACGGAACACTAACATTGTTGCCAAAGAAGGTGGAAGCTATTCGCATTCAGTAGTTCAGGCCGGTCTGTCTGCTTAATGTTAGTTTCAAAATCTTCACAAAGGTTGACACAAATAGACTTACACAGATAGCCAAGTCTAACGTTGAACCAACTCAAACTGCTTTCATGCCTGGAGGACACATCCTAGAGGGGGTTGTCGTCTTACATGAAACATTGCATGAAGTGCACAAGAAGAAGCTTGATGGGGTTATTTTCAAGGTTGATttcgagaaggcctatgataaggtcAAATGGCCATTCCTTCATCAGGCCTTACGAATGAAAGGATTCAATGAAGCCTGGAGGGATCATGTGTCCTCTTTCATTCAAAAAGGCAGTGTTTGCATTAAAGTTAATGATGACATAGGTCATTACTTTTAGACTCATAAAGGACTGAGACAGGGTGATTCAATGTCCCTAGTCTTGTTCAACATAGTATTGGATGTGTTGGCAGTTCTTATTGGTCGGGCTAAAGAGAATGGTCACGTAGGAGGACTCATCCCACACCTTGTAcagggggggggggagtttccATTCTACAATACGTGGATGATACGATAATTTTGATGGAACGCAATCTTGCAAAAGCTAGAAACATGAAGCTAGTGTTGTGTCTTTTTGAACAATTGTCTGGACTTAAAATAAACTTTAACAAAAGTGAATTGTTCTGCTTTGGGAAAGCAAAAGAGGAACATGACGCTTATAAACAGCTATTTGGATGTGAAATGGGTTCACTACCATTTAGTTACTTACGAATTCCAATTCATCATAGAAGGTTGACGAATACGGAATGAAAATGTATCGAGGATCGATTCGAAAAGAgactaagttgctggaagggcaagctgaTGTCATATGGAGGAAGGCTGGTGTTATCAAGCCTGTCGAtgttccttcttcctttctttgaaGTACAAGTGGGAGTACAGCAAATATTAGATTTCTATCACTCTCGTTTCTTCTGGCAAAGtgacaagactaaaaagaaataCAAACTAGCAAAGTGGGATAATATGTAGACCAAAAGGCCAGGGGGACTAGGTATTGATAATTTAGAGGTAAAAAATAGATGCCTGCTTAGCAAATGGTTATACAGGTTATCTACTGAGACGGATGGGATGTGGATACACATTTTGAGAAATAAATACCTACGTTCTAAGTCTCTGTCTCAAGTCACTATTCACCCTCATGACTCGCCTTTTTGGAAGGGGTTAATGAGAGTGAAGGTAACTTTCTTTCAAAGGGTTAAGTTTTTGATTGGAGACGAAAAAACAACAAGATTCGGGGAAGACACATGGCTGGGAATACACCGCTAGCTTTGCAATATCCTACTCTTTATAATATCGCTCAACGTAAGGAAGTTTACGTAACGACACTGTTCCAATCAATACCTCTAAATATCCAATTCAGGCGAGCATTGGTGGGAGAAAGATGGAATGCCTGGATACATTTAGTAAGACGTTTGATGGAGATTCAACTGTCGGACCAGGAAGACTCCATTCAATGGAAGTTAACCACTTCTGGCAGATTTACGGTAAAATCAATGTACATCGACGTAATAAATTCTGGAACACTCTCGAGATCTTTACGATTGTGGAAGATTAAGGTGCCGCTTAGAATTAAGATTTTCATGTGGTTTATACACAAGGGAATTGTGTTAACCAAAGATAATTTGATAAGACGACGATAGATGGGCAGTTCTAAATGTTGCTTTTGTGTTCAGGATGAAACagtcaaacacctctttcttgaTTATCCACTACCAAATTACTGTGACGCACTGTTCATATAACTTTCAATATTACTCAACCAACCAACATTAACACGCTATTTGGGACGTGACGGAGTAGACTGGAACCATAGCGAATAACATAAGGATTTGAATAAGCGCGCTATATTGGGTTATTTTGAATACCTGAAACGATCATATTTTTAATGGTAAGAATATTCAAAAAAATCGCAAGTTATCTACAGAGCTACAACTTGGATCCGCACGTGGTCATTATTCAACCATGTGGAATCGAGTGAGCTTATGACTATTGGGTGCAACTGGTGGGAGACAGTCGCACGGGTTATCTTCAGCCGGTTTGGATGATGAATTACTAATAGTCTAGGTGTATAGGCATTGTCGTTTGTTTGTTTCATTTCGCCGGATGTGGTAGTTTTACACCGCTTGTGAGCGGTTTCTATCTTAATCTGCATTGTTTTGAAGAACTTAAAAATTTGGTTACTTTCTTAATTAATAAGatgactgcatgcatcgattgatgcaaagGTCGGGGATGATCCTCCTTtttcaaataaaaaaataaataccATATATGCATGACTGATATAGGTGAACCATGCTTCTCTTCATGTGACAAAAGCATCTGGAGAAACAACCAGATTCCAAGTGGTTTACAAATTCCAGTAACTTCATCTCAATCCGATGTCCGTGATGGATTGTATATACGTTGATCACCTTCACCTGAAAAAGGAACCTTCCTCTCAACGGAGTTTTCAACGTGATCAACAATAACACCTTCCTGGTAGGATTTTTCCACGTGCGCATCAATACAAAATCCATTGCTTGCATTAGATATTTGCGACAGTTGATGTCGATGCACTGGTCTTACTTTTACATAAGTAGATCCACAAGCCGCACTTCACTTTCCATTGataacctctggtacttcaacttTCTTAATAAGAGGTGACCCGCTACCATTGTATTCAAATAGACATGGATCCAAGCCAAGTACGTCAAATTGTGTATGATTTGGGAGATGGACAATGTAGACGACGAGGGTGGTGGTTGGAGGTGGAGAACGAATCAAGGAAGGCGATGGTGGATGCCTATTTGTTTGGTTTACTCAAATATCTCATGAAAGGTCGTACATACAACAAAACATTTTCATTCATCCCAGTTCCGACAAGGAAAATCATACTCTCACGGTTCCTAGCCACACTCTATTTATAGACACATATATAAGTGAAGGTGCATCTCAACACAAAATTGTTTCATACACTTCTTGCCCAATTGTCATGCGTACATTGCCGTTTTTGAAAAAGGAGTATAATCTTCACAAACTGTGAGCGTAATTTGTTTCCGTTTGTGGTTCGCTTCATTCAATTCGTGTGGGTCGCCCTTAGCTAGGGAATCGTCGGTGTCAAGCAGATTTCCCCAAGTGAGATGAGTGGGCCATGGACAACCAGTGAGGCATGGTCACAAAGGGCGGTGCGTATATCGACTGAAACTCGAAAGATCAATACACTTGTAGTTTGAGCTTCGCAGCAGGATTTCCATCTTTAACGTAGGAGTATATTGAAAAAAAAAACAGTAAAACTATGGTTAGGCTTTCAAGAAAATCACCAGgttacatttttttgaaaatgagAAAAAGCCCTAACTTGTACATCGATgcacacaactatctattacgACAATGTTTCATAATCCAAACATGTCATACAAGAGTACAAAGGCTAGCACAACAAAATGATAATTAGATTGGAGAACACCCTTATGCTTCACTAATCATATTATGGACCCACATCCATATCAATTTAACATCGTACGCACCACCACCTCCCATTGGATGCACCTAGAGGTCTAGATTCTCGTGCCCCTCTACACATCCATACGGACCCAGTTGATATTCCTGAAGATAATCGCTAAAGTTTATAACTTCAGTTATTTTAAAAAGACATTCATTCCCACTATTCCAGATAGTGCAAACTTATATGCGCATATGGATTCGAGCCATTAGCGGAAGTGAATTCATGCCAATCAGTTTTCGAACATAGTTATTTTACCCGCATAGGTGGGAGGAAattatatgctaagtacatggcaATGTGCTAGAGGAGCGTGGCAAGTAGACAAAATAGAAATAAGTGATATATTATTTCATCATTGTCACATACATCCTTGCCATCCACGTTTGCCAAGTTGTCTTCCGTCAAGGCCACACCTCTGTCCAAGTATTGAGCTTCAACACGAAgactaataaatgattattatttaTTCTTTTGTGAGTAACATGCTATTTTTCACAATATCTTTTGGGTTTATTTAATGATAAATTTGTGGGAATGACAACACAGTCATGATAACTATGTGTATACAAGATTCAATTCATttcttgcaaaaaaatatttaattttaAAATGTTCACCAGGGCAAGAAACCTCAATATTTCTTAAAGGTCTGTGTAACGCTCATCTAGATATGACTTAATCAAGTCACATCTAACTTATATGCCACTTAGTTTTCATGAAGATTCATgcagatttttattttttatacttTATTTGATTAATCAAATGATGTGTGAAAGTTAGGTGTGACTTTGTTAATTCTCATCTAGATGAGAATTAGTAAATCCGTTTCTTAAATATGTTCACTTCAAGTCATGGACTGAGAGGCTAGCCTTGAACATCTTCTCTATATAAACCAGGAGATAGTGTCATAAAAAAGAGTTCAAGTCCGGTTAGTTCTCAAGGATTGCTTGGAATCCTTATTACTAccttcgtcacggtttagaaggcagagTTAAATCTACGTGCAATTTCATAATAGACAAGGTTTTCCTCCGTGGTCCTCCGTGGCCAAGCATCTAacgttgtactacttctatatgcatgtaTAGTGTGAATGTTACTTCCTCTGTACCGTAATATAGGTCGCTGGAGTAGCAAAGTTTAGCTACTCCAGCGACCTATATTACGGTACAAAGGcagtattttttaacttatttgagaaCCAATCaataacggagggagtagctagaGTTTGCACTTACCAGCCATGCATGGACACTAGTGGTCTGCATTGGATTAGCTCCTGCAGTTTTAAGATCATATTTAGCTCACTAATgatgaaataaaaaataaattactcATCAGCAATCTCTCGGGAAGGAAACACATGCTTGGCTCCTGTGATGGTGCATCCCAACATAAAACATCGCCTCATACACTTTTTGCTCAGTTGTCATGCGTACATTGCCTTTCCTGAAAAACAAAAGTCTTCGCATGAGAGAAGCTACACATGTTTCTGTTTGCGGTTTGCTTCATCAGTTCGTCTTGGGTGGGATGCCGATTTTCATGTCTCAGCTATGGCGATGCCGATTTCAGGCGGATTTCTCGAGTGAGATGTGTGGATCATGGGCAATACATGAGGCATGATGGCAAAGGTGAAAGGCTCGTATGTAAAGATCAGAACACCATTTGTTTGCTTTGTGCTGGTTCAGAGGTGCAGGTTGTTCAGCAGGCTCATTGAGTTCTGCATCAGCAAAATGTTCATCTGAAACGTATATACTCCGATTAGTTCCAACTGCGGCGGGCGGCGCGGTGCTCCGGGGCGTGCCGCCGGCATCTAGCATCGGGCGCACGCACCAGCGTCGGTGCTTGCCGTGCTGGGATCGGGAAAGGAAACCTCCTCCAATGATGCCGCATTAACTGCGCCAAGTAGAAATCGGATTCACCAGAGCCTCTACCCGGATCGAAACGATTTAATCACCTGCCTTTTCTGGCTAATCACGGCCCGAAGTAGTAGTACTACTGTTTTAAAAAGCACCTGCATCGTCATTTGTTTGGAGCTAAGCCAGACTGATGCCAGATTACGGAGCTTAATAAGCCTAGTGCCTACTGCCTAGGTAGCACTAGGCAGCACTCATGGCGGCCGCCGCGTTCGGGAGAGACGGACGAGTCCGCGTCCGCCTCCGCTCCGGCGCACGTACAGAAGCCTGCATTGCGTACTCTATCTATATATACCGGCCGGTTCGCCGGAGAGCTGCAACCAGCCAGCCAAGCCAAGGGGATCTGATCGAaggagcagaggaggaagaagcaaTCAAGCAAAGCAGGCGCAACGCAGCCAACGACGATGCCGCGCCGCAAGGTCCCCATGAGGCTGATCGAGAGCGCGCGGGCGCGCGCCGAGACGCGCGCCAGGAGGGCCAAGGGGCTGCAGAAGAAGGCGTCGGAGCTCGCCACGCTCTGCGCCGTCCCGGTCGCGCTCGTCTGCGCCGGCCCGGGGGCTCTGCCGCTCGTGTGGGAGTCGGAGGAGGGCGTGCTCGAAAGGTACCGCCGCGCCGTCCCGGCGGACACCCGCGCGCGGCACACGCACCGGAGCTTCGTGGAGACGGAGCTGGGCAAGGAGCGGGCCAAGCTCGCCCGGGTGCAGCACGGCTGCCCCGGCGCGCTCGCTGACTGGGACGCCGCGCTCAACGACATGACGCTGGACGAGGCGCGGGGGCTGCTTGAGACCATCGACGCGGCGCTGCGGGCCACGGAGGACAGGATGGAGGCGCTGGGCATACCTGCCGACGGCGGCCACGCCCCGCTCAAGGGTTCTTCGCACGACGCCCTCATGCCGCAGCAGCTCGGGCACGGTGGCGGCAGCCCCGTGGACATGGACGCTGCCGGCTTCCACCAGCTGCAGATGGTGCCGTTCCAAGCTGGGAATAACGAGGGCCTGCTCGAGCAATTCTCATGGGACGATCCATTCCACACGCAGCAAGGGTGCGGCGGCTTCCAATGCGTCGGCGGCAACGAGATGCTCTCGCTAGGCCTCGCCAATGCCGACTACAACTGCTCGGCCGGCGGCGACGAGATGCTCTCGCTAGGCCTCGCCAATGCCGACTACAACTGCTCGGCCGGAGGCGACGAGATGCTCGCGCCGGGATTCACCAATGCTGACTACAACTACTCGGCCGGCGGCGACAAGATGCTCGCGCCGGGCTTCGTCAATGCTGACTACAACTACTCGGCCGGCGGCGCCGGGATGCTCGCGCTAGGCCTCGCCAATGCTGACTACAACTACTCGGGCAGTGGCGACGAGATGCTCGCGCTAGGCCTCGCCAACGCTGACTACAACTACTCGGGCAGCGGCGACGAGATGCTCGCGTCTGGCTTCTTCGCCAATGCTGACTACGACTGGACTGATCTGACCATGTGGGCCGCCGACGAGTTGTGCGATGCAGCCATGCCACTTGGGTGCTACACTGACTTCGCCGACGGTACTCTGCCGCCCGATTACTCCGCTCAGGCCGTCACCAGCGGGGACTACGTCAACACACCACCATCTGGCGGGTACGGGTACCCCATGGCCATGGGCGTGGGCGACAACTTCACTGACAGCAACTACACGGCGCACTGGCAGTTCCAGCGCTTGGACACAAGCAGCATGTTGCTAGGGGAAATGCAGACGTAGTTTTGGAGCTAGAATGTCTTAATTCTCACGCATCTGAAGTTAGATTTCCGCAGATTTATAGTATAATTTATCTGTATTACGTCCATGATTTTGTATCGGAATTTCGAAACATTATGCCATCAATTATTATCGAATTGTGTCTCAGAAAAAGTTATTATCGAATTTTCACGAAAATGGTATGGGCTCCTGTTCACAAAGTCCTTTTTTTTATAGAGCTTCATAGTTCACAAAGTTCATGCTCAGAAACTCCACTCAAGAGTAAAAAAAGGAATACGCATGTACTCCATATAATTTGTCTGCTACGACAGGCTCACGAACAATCCAATTGTAACCCTTTTGCTATATGCTTTGTGAAGTTTGGAAGCGTTTCTACCTGTCGTAGCGGGCCGCGGTTACGTGTTAATATAGGGATCGAAAAGCCTCATCCGTGATGTAGAAGAGTTTGTTACAGACTTGATGAATACCAGGACCGGTCCTGGTGTATGCCCGGAGGGGCGATGGCCCAGGGCCCCGGCCGATGGAGGGCTCATGATATAATACAGATATATAATATAGCCCGGCAATAAAAGGCAAGACAAAAAATTACGAAAGCAAAAATTAAGATGAGGCCCATCAGATAGCAGGTAGTAGCGATTAGCAAAGCGTCACGCGTCAGATGAAAAGGCACGACCGCTCGTTTCTCTTGTGAAAAAAATCAGTCGAAGATCTCAATGGGTGCCTCGCTCGTCGGTTCCACGATCGCCGCTGGTTGTAACCGCTGCGCGTATAGCGTGGCAGTCTAGCAGTCGCAGCCCGGCCATCAGGCATCCGGCAAggcaatgcattatatgtgtgcgaGCCGTAAGCGCAGCACACACCAGTATGTATCCATCCATGACTCCATATACCATGTTCCTGATTCACCCTCTAAACATTAATTTAAGTAGTTTCTTCTATTCCTTATAATACATATTAAACTTTTTATTCATAATCCGTCCTCCAATTTCAGTGTACACGTagatttcaattttttatgttttttgtaaataagaaaaaaaattctaATTCAATACTGCACAATATATCAGTATGTATTCAACCATCCTAATTTTTGTTCTACATGTCTGGGGTTCCAATCATCGAATGTATAAATTTCCAATTTTTGGAGAAAAAAGATAGGAAGTGATCTAAAACTTAGCCTCCATGTTGCCTAAGAAGCATTGGTCCTTgaatgatagcaatggtggagcTACAGCCAGGATAACAATCTACCGGAAGGGTTGCACTGATTTTGCAAGAGCTTTTTCTAACTCATCTAATGTTGAACTTGGCAATTTTGTAAACGAGCATACATATATATGGTCTTATGACATGGGGGCCCATGCCGTCAAATTCGCCTAGGGCCTCTTGAAACCCAGGGCCGGCCCTAATGAATACGAAATAACCTTAAATAGATTCGGTATTATCTATCTCTACCAAGTAACACAAACTATctagaagattctaagatatttcaaCAACCCATCTCAATCACACCTTGGTTAAGGTGAGATTGCGTCTGAAGTCTTCTAGATTTCGAACTGGTGGAGCTTTAGTAAACCCATCCACCACCTGGTCTTTTGAAGAAACAAAACGAACATCAAGCaattttcttgccaccctttctcTGACAAAATGATAGTCGATTTTAATGTGCTTGGTACGTGCATGAAAAACAGGATTAGCTGACAGATAAGTTGCTCAAAGATTATCACACCATAGACATGGAATATGTCTTGTAGGCATGCCCAATTCTCTCAACTGAGAATGTACCCAAATAACTTCTGCCGTTGCATTTGCCAATGACTTCTATTCAGCCTCGGTGCTTGAACGAGACACTGTAGCTTGTTTCCTTGCACTCCAAGAGATTAGATTTGGCACTTAAAATACTGCAAAGCCGCCAGTTGATCTTCTATCATCAACACATCCAACCCAGTCTGCATCTGAGAAAGCACTTAACAAAGTAGATGATGACTTTGTAAATGCAAGCCCTAGGTTGATAGTGTTTTTGACATATCTAAGAATTCTTTTGACTGCTGACCAATGAACTGTAGTTGGAGCATGTAAATATTGACACACTTTATTGACTCAGAAGGATATATCTGGTCTTGTGAGAGTCAAATATTATAATGCACCAACAACACTTCTATACATTGTACTATCTTCTGGTTCTAGAAGCTCACCATCAAAGGCTGGAAGTTTCTCAGTGCTTGATAGAGGTGTGGGTGCAGGTTTGCATTCTTTCATACCAACTTTGGTCAAGATTTCTGAGGCATACTTCTCTTGTGTTAACACAATGCCATCCTCAGTTTTCTTGACCTCTATCCCAAGGAAGAAATGTAGATCTCCCAAGTCCTTGAAtgcaaagctagaacccaaatccTGTAATAGTGCTCACACTCCTTGTGGAGATGAACTAGTAACAATAATGCCATTAACATATATGAGCACAAATATTGTTACTCCAGACTTATTATAAATAAATAGAGAAGTGTCAGCCTTTGAAGGGGTAAAACCCAATTCTTGTAATCTTGAGTTTAGCCGAGAGTACCATGCTCTTGGGGCTTGCTTGAGCCCATATAAGGCCTTATCTAGCTTGCACACATGAAAAGGGTGAATTTTTGTCTTCATAGCGAGGTGGTTCCCTCATGTAGACCTCTTCTTCTAAAACACCATGAAGGAACGCGTTCTGTACATCTACCTGCCTTAGGTTCCATCTCCTGGACACAACAATAGACAAAACAAGTCTGATAGTAGCTGCTTTAACAGCTGGACTAAAAGTGTCCTCACTATCTAAGCCGTACCTTTGTTTAAAGCCTTTTGCAACTAATCTAGCCTTGTATCTATCTATGCTACCATCTGCTTTTTTCTTGATACGATACACCCATTCACAATCAATTACAATTTTACCACGACTAGCTGGAAATAGGTGCCATGTTTTGTTATTCATTAATGCTGAATATTCAAAATCCATTGCCTTTTTCCATTCTGAACTATTCAAAGCTTCTTGCACACTTTGTGGCtcacgtgtggaacaaaaggatcCATATttaattttgaaattattttcataCCATATTGTATCATCTTTACGTTGTAGAGGCTTGTGTACTCCAGACTGAGATCGTGTACGACCGCACACAAGAGGTCCAGCCGCGGAAGATCCCTCCGTGTTTGTTGTTTGCTGCTCACCAGCCGAAGTGGATCCAGTCGATTCGGTGCCGGCCACAGAAGACGCTCGCGACTCGTCTGGTGCAGGCGCATTTGGCCCCGCAGCCGCTGGCCCAGACGCAGAGCTCGACTCGGTCGGCTCGTCCGACCCCTCATGAGTGCGCCTGTCAAGTGTACGTGCAGCTCTAGTGGATTGGGAAAACGGGTGACCAGACCCTGGTGCTGCATCACCTCCGTGTCCTGTGActcccactagtggggacggggcctttagccccggtccataaggggctttagtcccggttcaccaatcgggactaaaggggcgggactaaaggcctaacctttagtcccgacccttttacaagccgggtctaaaggtgctccacgtgggcgcctcgtagcgcctcacgggcaggacctttagtcccggttcgttacacgggccgggactaaagattttcagattttgctta harbors:
- the LOC123413100 gene encoding uncharacterized protein LOC123413100; protein product: MPRRKVPMRLIESARARAETRARRAKGLQKKASELATLCAVPVALVCAGPGALPLVWESEEGVLERYRRAVPADTRARHTHRSFVETELGKERAKLARVQHGCPGALADWDAALNDMTLDEARGLLETIDAALRATEDRMEALGIPADGGHAPLKGSSHDALMPQQLGHGGGSPVDMDAAGFHQLQMVPFQAGNNEGLLEQFSWDDPFHTQQGCGGFQCVGGNEMLSLGLANADYNCSAGGDEMLSLGLANADYNCSAGGDEMLAPGFTNADYNYSAGGDKMLAPGFVNADYNYSAGGAGMLALGLANADYNYSGSGDEMLALGLANADYNYSGSGDEMLASGFFANADYDWTDLTMWAADELCDAAMPLGCYTDFADGTLPPDYSAQAVTSGDYVNTPPSGGYGYPMAMGVGDNFTDSNYTAHWQFQRLDTSSMLLGEMQT